AAAAGACCATCCCCTATCTTTTCGCCGGTCTTATTCTTGTCAATAACCAAAAAATTTATAACTGCATTGTCTTTTATAAAATAAAAGTTGCACCCCCCAATTATATTATTATCCTCTTCTATTATATAAGATAAACTAGAGTTTTCAATGTTACAGTCTATATAGTTTTGTTTTAGGATATTTAACATCTCATTATTATCTTTAGCATCCTTTGCCTTCCTAGCTATTAACATAATTA
This sequence is a window from Proteiniborus ethanoligenes. Protein-coding genes within it:
- a CDS encoding GNAT family N-acetyltransferase, whose translation is MTISYKVIMLIARKAKDAKDNNEMLNILKQNYIDCNIENSSLSYIIEEDNNIIGGCNFYFIKDNAVINFLVIDKNKTGEKIGDGLLRAVLNYCLINGIKNAYFLGNNQYFIKKGFREEREFNKDVFEKTDKKSDTVLVCNIEKFLSKKCCP